In Blautia wexlerae DSM 19850, a single window of DNA contains:
- a CDS encoding LysR family transcriptional regulator has protein sequence MDINLELYKVFYYVATTLSFSEASRQLFISQSAVSQSIKTLEKKLNHPLFIRSTKKVLLTPEGELLLQHVKPALQLLDEGESLLSGDNLLKGQLRIAASDTICRYFLIDYLQKFHQTYPDVRIKVTNSTSIGCAELLEKGQADLIVCNCPNSRLGSHFQTRVLKEFHDVFVANTDYFPVHTVQTELQELLNYPILMLSPKSTTSEYLREAFTAHNLKLLPEVELNSNDLLLDLARIGLGIACVPDYMLKENDQLTPLMLKEPLPGRQLILAQHDSLTVSQAAERFIEMFTSI, from the coding sequence ATGGATATTAATCTTGAACTATACAAAGTATTCTACTATGTTGCCACCACCCTCAGCTTCTCAGAGGCCTCCCGCCAGCTTTTTATCTCCCAGTCAGCAGTCAGCCAGTCCATTAAAACTCTGGAAAAGAAGCTAAATCATCCTCTTTTTATCCGCAGTACCAAGAAAGTATTGTTAACTCCTGAAGGCGAACTTCTGCTCCAGCATGTAAAACCGGCTCTCCAGCTTCTGGACGAGGGAGAATCTCTCCTGTCAGGAGACAATCTGCTGAAAGGCCAGCTGCGTATTGCTGCCAGCGATACGATCTGCCGGTATTTTCTCATTGATTATCTTCAGAAATTCCATCAAACCTACCCGGATGTCCGTATCAAAGTCACAAACAGTACCTCCATCGGCTGTGCAGAGCTTCTGGAAAAGGGTCAGGCAGATCTTATTGTATGCAACTGTCCCAATTCCAGGCTTGGCAGTCATTTTCAGACACGTGTGCTAAAAGAATTCCACGATGTATTCGTTGCCAATACGGATTACTTTCCTGTACACACTGTTCAGACCGAACTGCAAGAGCTTCTGAACTATCCGATCCTGATGCTTTCCCCCAAAAGTACCACCAGTGAATATCTGCGGGAGGCATTCACAGCCCATAATCTCAAGCTTCTTCCTGAAGTAGAGTTAAACAGTAATGACCTGCTTCTGGATCTGGCACGGATCGGACTGGGGATTGCCTGTGTTCCTGATTATATGTTAAAAGAAAATGATCAGCTGACACCGCTCATGTTAAAAGAGCCTCTTCCCGGACGTCAGCTTATACTTGCCCAGCATGACAGTCTTACTGTCTCTCAGGCTGCTGAACGCTTTATTGAAATGTTTACTTCCATATAA
- a CDS encoding phosphoribosylformylglycinamidine synthase, whose product MSNVRRVYVEKKPAFAVQAKELKHEVSSYLGIKSVTAVRVLIRYDVENISDEVFDKACKTVFAEPPVDDLYLENFEAAEGSRIFSVEFLPGQFDQRADSAVQCVQFLDENAQPIIRSATTYVIEGTITDEEFDAIKHHCINPVDSRETGLQKPETLVTVFPEPEDVKIFDGFKEMPEAELKELYDSLNLAMTFKDFQHIQHYFKEEEKRDPSMTEIRVLDTYWSDHCRHTTFSTELTDVKFDEGDYKAPIVDTYKKYLADREELYKGRKDKFVCLMDLALMAMKKLKAEGKLADQEESDEINACSIVVPVDVDGKEEEWLINFKNETHNHPTEIEPFGGAATCLGGAIRDPLSGRTYVYQAMRVTGAADPTVSVKETLKGKLPQKKLVRSAAHGYSSYGNQIGLATGYVKEVYHPNYVAKRMEIGAVMGAAPRRAVIRENSDPGDIIILLGGRTGRDGIGGATGSSKVHTEASIEVCGAEVQKGNAPTERKIQRMFRREEVSHIIKKCNDFGAGGVSVAIGELAAGLRVDLDKVPKKYAGLDGTEIAISESQERMAVVVDPKDVDTFLGYANEENLEAIPVAVVTEDPRLVLVWRGKEIVNISRAFLDTNGAHQETTVEVEIPNKEGNLFEERPDVADVKAKWMETLADLNVCSQKGLVEMFDGSIGAGSVFMPYGGKYQLTETQSMVAKVPVQNGKTDTVTMMSYGFDPYLSSWSPYHGAAYAVTESVARIVATGGDYKKIRFTFQEYFRRMTEDPKRWSQPFAALLGAYAAQMGFGLPSIGGKDSMSGTFNDIDVPPTLVSFAVDVAKIQDVITPELKKAGNKLVWLRAPKDQYDLPDYAGIMDQYEKLHKDMQDGKVVSAYALDRHGIAAAVAKMAFGNGMGVKIEHNLDPRDFFAPGFGDIILEVPDGKVGELSITYTVIGEVTADGNFSYGNTVITVDEAENAWKGTLEKVFKTVSSENDKEAAARDEKLYRADSIYVCKNKVAKPRVFIPVFPGTNCEYDSTRAFERAGAEVDVKVFKNLTAEDIHDSVELFEKAIDQAQIIMFPGGFSAGDEPDGSAKFFATAFQNAKIKEAVMKLINERDGLALGICNGFQALIKLGLVPYGEICGQKADSPTLTFNTIGRHISKMVYTKVVSNKSPWLQKAQLGGVYCNPASHGEGRFVANEEWLQKLFANGQVATQYVTPDGQLSVDEEWNVNGSYMNIEGITSPDGRILGKMAHSERRGDGVAINIYGEQDIKIFESGVEYFR is encoded by the coding sequence ATGAGTAACGTAAGACGTGTCTATGTAGAAAAGAAACCGGCCTTCGCTGTACAGGCAAAGGAATTAAAACATGAGGTCAGCAGCTATCTTGGAATAAAATCCGTAACAGCAGTACGTGTGCTGATCCGCTATGATGTAGAAAATATTTCTGATGAAGTTTTTGATAAAGCATGCAAAACTGTTTTTGCAGAGCCACCTGTAGATGATTTATATCTGGAGAATTTTGAGGCAGCAGAAGGCTCCCGCATCTTCTCTGTAGAATTTTTACCGGGACAGTTTGACCAGAGAGCAGATTCTGCTGTTCAGTGTGTACAGTTCCTGGATGAGAATGCACAGCCTATCATTCGTTCCGCAACTACTTATGTAATTGAAGGAACTATTACAGATGAAGAATTTGATGCTATCAAGCATCACTGCATCAACCCTGTAGATTCCCGTGAGACAGGTCTGCAGAAACCGGAAACACTGGTAACTGTTTTCCCGGAACCGGAAGATGTTAAGATTTTTGACGGATTTAAGGAAATGCCGGAAGCAGAATTAAAGGAACTTTATGATTCTTTAAATCTTGCAATGACATTCAAGGATTTCCAGCATATCCAGCATTATTTCAAAGAAGAAGAGAAACGTGACCCGTCCATGACAGAAATCCGTGTACTTGATACATACTGGTCTGATCATTGCCGTCACACAACCTTCTCCACAGAACTGACAGATGTAAAATTTGACGAAGGTGATTACAAAGCACCGATCGTAGATACTTACAAGAAATATCTTGCTGACAGAGAAGAACTTTACAAAGGTCGTAAGGACAAATTTGTCTGCCTGATGGACCTGGCTCTGATGGCTATGAAGAAACTGAAAGCAGAAGGAAAGCTTGCTGATCAGGAAGAATCTGATGAGATCAATGCCTGCAGTATTGTAGTTCCTGTAGACGTAGACGGTAAAGAAGAGGAATGGCTGATCAACTTCAAGAATGAGACACATAACCATCCTACTGAGATCGAGCCATTCGGTGGTGCAGCTACCTGCCTTGGCGGTGCAATCCGTGACCCGCTTTCAGGACGTACCTATGTATATCAGGCAATGCGTGTAACAGGTGCGGCAGATCCTACTGTTTCTGTAAAAGAAACTCTCAAGGGTAAACTTCCGCAGAAGAAACTGGTAAGAAGCGCAGCTCATGGCTACAGCTCCTATGGAAACCAGATCGGTCTTGCAACAGGCTATGTAAAAGAAGTTTATCATCCAAATTATGTGGCAAAACGTATGGAAATCGGTGCTGTTATGGGTGCTGCTCCCAGACGTGCGGTTATCCGTGAGAATTCTGATCCGGGAGATATCATTATCTTACTTGGAGGACGTACAGGACGTGACGGTATCGGTGGTGCTACCGGTTCTTCCAAGGTTCATACAGAGGCTTCCATCGAAGTGTGCGGTGCTGAGGTTCAGAAGGGTAATGCACCTACTGAGCGTAAGATCCAGCGTATGTTCCGCCGTGAAGAAGTCAGCCATATTATCAAGAAATGTAATGACTTTGGTGCAGGCGGTGTTTCCGTTGCTATCGGTGAGCTGGCAGCAGGTCTTAGAGTAGACCTTGACAAGGTTCCGAAGAAATATGCAGGTCTTGACGGAACTGAGATTGCAATTTCCGAATCTCAGGAACGTATGGCTGTAGTAGTTGACCCGAAAGATGTAGATACTTTCCTTGGCTATGCAAATGAAGAGAACCTGGAGGCAATTCCTGTTGCAGTTGTAACAGAGGATCCTCGTCTGGTACTTGTATGGAGAGGAAAAGAAATTGTAAATATTTCCCGTGCATTCCTGGATACCAACGGTGCACATCAGGAAACAACTGTAGAAGTAGAAATCCCGAACAAAGAAGGCAATCTCTTTGAAGAGCGCCCGGATGTAGCTGATGTAAAAGCTAAATGGATGGAAACTCTGGCAGACTTAAATGTATGCTCTCAGAAAGGACTTGTGGAAATGTTCGACGGTTCTATCGGAGCAGGCAGCGTATTTATGCCATATGGTGGTAAATATCAGCTTACAGAGACTCAGTCCATGGTAGCAAAGGTTCCGGTACAGAATGGTAAAACAGATACTGTAACCATGATGAGCTATGGCTTTGATCCGTATTTATCCTCCTGGAGCCCATATCACGGAGCTGCTTATGCAGTGACAGAGTCCGTTGCAAGAATCGTGGCTACAGGTGGTGACTATAAGAAAATCCGTTTCACATTCCAGGAATACTTCCGTCGTATGACAGAAGATCCTAAGAGATGGAGCCAGCCTTTCGCAGCACTTCTCGGTGCTTATGCAGCACAGATGGGATTTGGACTTCCATCCATCGGTGGTAAGGACAGTATGTCCGGTACATTCAATGATATTGATGTACCTCCGACACTGGTATCTTTCGCTGTTGACGTTGCGAAGATCCAGGATGTGATCACACCGGAATTAAAGAAAGCAGGAAACAAACTGGTATGGCTTCGCGCACCGAAGGATCAGTATGATCTGCCGGATTATGCAGGAATCATGGATCAGTATGAAAAACTTCATAAAGATATGCAGGATGGCAAAGTTGTTTCTGCTTATGCACTTGACCGCCATGGTATTGCAGCTGCAGTTGCAAAGATGGCATTTGGTAATGGCATGGGCGTGAAGATCGAGCATAACCTTGACCCGAGAGATTTCTTTGCACCTGGATTTGGTGATATTATCCTGGAAGTTCCGGATGGTAAGGTTGGTGAGCTTTCCATCACTTATACAGTGATCGGTGAAGTAACTGCTGACGGTAACTTCTCCTATGGAAATACAGTGATCACTGTAGACGAAGCTGAAAATGCATGGAAAGGTACTCTGGAAAAAGTATTTAAGACAGTTTCTTCTGAGAATGATAAAGAGGCAGCTGCCAGAGATGAGAAGCTTTATCGTGCAGACAGCATCTATGTATGCAAGAACAAAGTTGCAAAACCTCGTGTATTTATTCCAGTATTCCCTGGAACAAACTGCGAGTATGACAGCACACGTGCATTCGAGCGTGCAGGTGCAGAGGTGGATGTAAAAGTATTCAAGAACCTGACTGCTGAAGATATCCATGACTCTGTAGAGCTTTTTGAGAAAGCGATCGATCAGGCACAGATCATCATGTTCCCGGGCGGATTCTCCGCAGGTGACGAACCGGATGGTTCCGCGAAATTCTTTGCAACTGCATTCCAGAATGCGAAGATCAAAGAAGCTGTTATGAAGCTGATCAATGAAAGAGACGGTCTGGCACTTGGTATCTGTAACGGATTCCAGGCTCTGATCAAGCTTGGTCTTGTACCTTACGGCGAAATCTGCGGACAGAAAGCAGATTCTCCTACACTGACATTTAATACTATCGGACGCCATATCTCCAAGATGGTTTATACTAAGGTTGTTAGTAATAAATCTCCTTGGCTGCAGAAAGCACAGCTTGGCGGTGTATACTGTAACCCGGCTTCACATGGTGAAGGACGCTTCGTTGCAAATGAAGAATGGCTGCAGAAGCTGTTTGCAAACGGACAGGTTGCAACTCAGTATGTAACTCCGGATGGACAGCTCAGCGTTGATGAAGAATGGAATGTCAATGGCTCTTATATGAACATTGAAGGTATTACCAGCCCGGATGGACGTATCCTTGGTAAGATGGCACATAGCGAACGTCGCGGGGACGGAGTTGCTATTAATATCTATGGAGAGCAGGATATTAAGATCTTTGAGTCTGGTGTGGAATATTTTAGATAA